The Akkermansia sp. N21116 genome includes a region encoding these proteins:
- a CDS encoding sulfatase-like hydrolase/transferase, with protein sequence MRLPILLFLFLLLVAGSLQSHSASPRQPNIVFIYADDLGMGMLGCYGQQIVKTPNIDRLADQGITFTRVYSSQYCCPARASLLMGVHDSHANSYTQTRGGLVTAMEQNKWSPEEFSQKAESASTIKPSPNEVFLPQLLKKAGYVTGQFGKLDWGFTTWPGELKRHGWDHYTGYMDHERAHGFYPTFLWKDGGILPLPGNTRIDAGVTPEQYAEGATAKRRGNRKGKETYAPDVMLKEALNFMEANRRKPIFLFFSTNLPHGPVDIPPHENIYRDNTAIQDAYASASGNNRECAAAAEEYASMVAKLDNQVGALVNKAKQLGIADHTIFIFAADNGHEIYYRTDKGRGRGLNYHGGILDATGEVLDVFRANRGTIGPNGKMVDLAGLKWTNHEGGIRIPLIVSCPGTIPQGKVCRSMIANYDHMATFAELAGIPMPAGKDSVSYAPVLQGKPIKKEHQHVVIDHSVITRDGWKLTRKGNDWLLFNLTKDPGERRNLATEQPDKLRHMQDLYKREVGSPRQDKS encoded by the coding sequence ATGAGACTCCCCATTCTCCTTTTCCTCTTTCTGCTCCTGGTCGCAGGCAGCCTTCAATCCCATAGCGCTTCACCGCGGCAACCCAACATTGTCTTCATCTATGCAGATGACCTTGGCATGGGAATGCTCGGGTGCTACGGTCAGCAAATCGTCAAGACTCCAAACATTGATCGTCTCGCAGACCAGGGCATCACTTTTACGCGCGTGTACAGCAGCCAGTACTGTTGTCCGGCGCGGGCCAGCCTGTTGATGGGCGTCCACGACAGCCATGCCAATTCCTACACGCAAACCCGGGGCGGACTTGTCACAGCCATGGAACAAAACAAGTGGTCGCCGGAGGAATTTTCTCAAAAAGCGGAGTCCGCTTCTACCATTAAGCCCTCGCCCAATGAAGTTTTCCTGCCTCAACTCCTGAAGAAAGCCGGCTACGTCACCGGGCAGTTCGGCAAGCTCGACTGGGGGTTTACCACTTGGCCCGGCGAACTCAAACGCCATGGATGGGACCATTACACCGGCTACATGGATCATGAACGCGCCCATGGTTTCTACCCGACTTTTCTCTGGAAAGACGGAGGTATCCTCCCCCTACCCGGCAACACGCGCATCGATGCCGGAGTTACTCCAGAACAATATGCCGAAGGAGCCACGGCTAAACGCCGCGGAAACCGAAAAGGTAAAGAAACCTACGCTCCCGACGTCATGCTGAAAGAGGCTCTCAACTTCATGGAGGCAAACCGGAGAAAACCCATCTTCCTGTTTTTTTCCACCAACCTCCCCCATGGCCCTGTCGACATCCCGCCCCATGAAAACATCTACCGCGACAACACCGCCATCCAGGATGCCTATGCAAGTGCCTCCGGCAACAATCGCGAATGCGCCGCTGCTGCCGAAGAATACGCATCCATGGTCGCCAAGCTCGACAACCAGGTAGGAGCCCTCGTCAACAAAGCCAAGCAACTCGGTATCGCGGATCATACCATCTTCATCTTCGCTGCCGACAACGGTCACGAAATCTACTACCGAACCGATAAGGGACGAGGGCGAGGACTGAACTATCATGGCGGTATTCTTGATGCCACGGGAGAAGTACTTGACGTTTTCCGAGCCAACAGGGGAACCATCGGACCGAACGGGAAAATGGTCGATTTGGCCGGGCTCAAGTGGACCAATCACGAAGGAGGCATCCGGATTCCTCTCATTGTCTCCTGTCCCGGTACTATCCCCCAGGGTAAAGTCTGCCGTAGTATGATTGCTAACTACGACCACATGGCGACATTCGCGGAACTTGCCGGCATTCCGATGCCGGCAGGCAAGGATTCCGTCTCCTATGCCCCTGTCCTGCAGGGCAAACCGATCAAGAAAGAACACCAGCATGTCGTCATCGACCACAGCGTTATCACCAGAGATGGCTGGAAACTGACCAGAAAAGGCAACGACTGGCTTCTCTTCAACCTCACCAAAGATCCGGGAGAACGTCGTAATCTTGCCACGGAACAACCGGACAAGCTCCGGCATATGCAAGATCTGTACAAACGTGAAGTCGGCAGCCCGCGTCAGGATAAATCCTGA
- the rsmB gene encoding 16S rRNA (cytosine(967)-C(5))-methyltransferase RsmB has protein sequence MEKNPTPRQVALQCLQKWEAGNAFAETIIDQTADKARLATSDRNLMQAVVFGVLRNKTWLDYVLGNLRQGRLDQQTRIILEIGLCQIFLMRLAKHAAVFETVNIAPEKTRGLVNAILRNALRREEELLAERNTLPLDIRFSTPKWLVSRWIEAFGERDTIAMLELNNQPPSFYVRRNPLIELADDPRSLVPLDNIPGWYSVNGPLPLDDIRSGALYVADPSTRYAVELLDPKPGERILDACAAPGGKSAAIIAATHGQALLTATDMHAHRLPVLFDNLRRQGSDLVETAQADWTQPCPPCWKGYFDAVLLDVPCSNTGVIQRRVDVRWRLTPKEISRLADIQFLILEQAAASVKAGGRLVYSTCSIDREEDRDVIDRFLAVHPDFTFQKEQLALPFREMSDGAYAALLIRA, from the coding sequence GTGGAAAAGAACCCTACACCCCGTCAAGTCGCCCTGCAATGCCTCCAGAAATGGGAAGCAGGTAATGCCTTTGCGGAGACAATCATCGATCAGACGGCCGACAAAGCCAGACTGGCTACAAGCGACCGCAACCTCATGCAGGCCGTCGTCTTCGGCGTTCTGCGCAACAAAACATGGCTCGACTATGTTCTGGGGAATCTCAGACAAGGCAGACTCGATCAGCAAACGCGCATCATCCTGGAAATCGGCCTTTGTCAAATCTTTCTCATGCGCCTCGCCAAACACGCAGCCGTCTTCGAAACTGTCAATATCGCTCCCGAAAAAACGCGCGGTCTCGTCAACGCCATTCTCCGCAACGCCCTCCGTCGCGAAGAAGAACTCCTGGCCGAACGGAACACCCTCCCCCTCGACATCCGTTTTTCTACCCCCAAATGGCTCGTCTCCCGCTGGATTGAGGCCTTCGGAGAGAGAGATACGATTGCCATGCTGGAACTTAATAACCAGCCGCCCTCTTTCTATGTCCGCCGCAACCCCTTGATCGAACTGGCGGACGATCCCCGTTCCCTCGTCCCGCTTGACAACATTCCCGGCTGGTATTCCGTCAACGGTCCTCTGCCCCTGGACGACATCCGTTCCGGAGCCCTCTATGTCGCCGACCCTTCCACGCGCTATGCCGTAGAGCTTCTGGATCCCAAACCCGGGGAACGTATCCTGGACGCCTGCGCAGCCCCCGGCGGCAAATCCGCAGCTATCATTGCCGCCACTCACGGGCAAGCCCTTCTCACAGCCACCGACATGCATGCGCACCGCCTGCCTGTCCTCTTCGATAACCTTCGACGCCAAGGTTCCGATCTCGTGGAAACCGCCCAGGCCGACTGGACACAGCCCTGTCCTCCCTGCTGGAAGGGTTACTTCGACGCTGTCCTTCTTGATGTCCCCTGTTCCAATACCGGGGTCATCCAGAGAAGAGTCGATGTCCGTTGGAGACTCACACCCAAGGAAATATCCCGTCTTGCCGACATCCAGTTCCTCATTCTGGAGCAAGCGGCCGCCTCCGTCAAAGCCGGAGGACGCCTTGTGTACTCCACCTGTTCCATCGATCGAGAAGAAGACCGGGACGTCATCGACCGATTCCTGGCCGTCCATCCCGACTTCACCTTCCAAAAGGAACAACTCGCCCTACCTTTCCGCGAAATGTCTGACGGGGCCTATGCAGCCCTGCTCATCCGTGCTTGA
- the tpiA gene encoding triose-phosphate isomerase, which yields MSRKPIIAANWKMNVGPAEATAFIDKFLKNIDGKQLSCDVVIAPPFVTIPTVVAELKGNPVVGVSAQNVSDKDNGAFTGEISTTMLKELGVSYIILGHSERRQYYGETDAIINSKIKKAIADGFTPIFCIGETKDERLGNRLEEVLTTQLTGGLKDIPAEQAANIVIAYEPVWAIGTGLTATSKEAQEAHAFIRKVLADIYCPVTADKVRIQYGGSVKPDNVKELMAQPDIDGALVGGAALKPDSFTALVEFDK from the coding sequence ATGTCCCGCAAACCCATCATTGCAGCCAACTGGAAAATGAACGTCGGCCCGGCTGAAGCCACCGCCTTCATCGATAAATTCCTCAAGAACATCGACGGCAAGCAGCTCTCCTGCGACGTTGTGATCGCCCCTCCCTTCGTCACTATTCCCACCGTCGTTGCCGAGCTCAAGGGCAATCCGGTCGTCGGAGTCTCCGCCCAGAACGTTTCCGATAAGGACAACGGCGCATTCACCGGTGAAATCTCCACCACGATGCTCAAGGAACTTGGCGTTTCCTACATCATTCTCGGCCACAGCGAACGTCGCCAGTACTACGGTGAAACCGATGCCATCATCAACTCCAAGATCAAGAAGGCCATCGCCGATGGCTTCACTCCCATCTTCTGCATCGGTGAGACCAAGGACGAACGCCTCGGCAACAGACTCGAAGAAGTCCTTACCACACAGCTCACCGGCGGTCTGAAAGACATCCCTGCCGAACAGGCAGCCAACATCGTCATTGCCTACGAACCCGTCTGGGCTATCGGCACCGGCCTCACCGCTACCTCCAAGGAAGCCCAGGAAGCCCATGCTTTCATCCGCAAAGTCCTCGCCGACATCTATTGCCCCGTCACGGCCGACAAGGTCCGTATCCAGTACGGCGGTTCCGTCAAGCCTGACAACGTCAAGGAACTCATGGCCCAGCCCGACATCGACGGAGCTCTCGTTGGCGGGGCCGCCCTGAAGCCCGATTCCTTCACGGCTCTCGTCGAATTCGACAAATAA
- the nrdR gene encoding transcriptional regulator NrdR yields the protein MRCVQCGYLEDKVIDSRMSKDGTTIRRRRVCLKCDYRYTTYEQIERTELRVVKRDNLREALNREKILRGMVKACEKRPVSMDQLDRAADEIVSELHRDHLREVPSNEIGKKVIEKLYAIDPVAYIRYVSVYRQFQNVEEFIQEISQMQHHSTNDPLQRKLPIL from the coding sequence ATGCGATGCGTACAATGCGGATATCTTGAAGACAAGGTAATCGACTCGCGAATGTCGAAGGACGGCACGACCATCCGTCGCCGTCGTGTCTGCCTGAAGTGCGATTACCGTTATACGACCTACGAACAGATTGAACGAACCGAACTTCGAGTCGTGAAGCGCGACAACCTGCGAGAAGCCTTGAACCGCGAGAAAATCCTCCGGGGCATGGTAAAAGCGTGCGAAAAACGGCCGGTCAGCATGGACCAGCTCGACCGCGCAGCCGATGAGATCGTTTCCGAGCTTCATCGCGACCACCTACGCGAAGTACCCTCGAACGAGATTGGGAAGAAGGTCATCGAAAAACTCTACGCTATCGATCCGGTGGCCTACATCCGCTATGTGTCTGTATACCGTCAGTTCCAGAATGTAGAGGAATTCATTCAGGAAATCAGCCAGATGCAGCATCACAGCACCAATGATCCCCTCCAGCGCAAGCTCCCTATCCTGTAA
- a CDS encoding DEAD/DEAH box helicase, with protein MPLHNPGTGVHFIWFIPQRKTWFAFRRIRAIVEHCLSQTPLIISTIYMASITSFEELGLRAPILAALTGLGYKTPTPIQAACIPLLLESRDIIGLAQTGTGKTAAFALPLIQRFSMQRVPLRKGKIRSLILSPTRELAQQIYDNIISYSRGLSITSSVMFGGVGYSPQTKALSRGLDILVATPGRLMDHMERGNVNLSEVEVLVLDEADRMLDMGFAPAIKKIAAKLPPQRHTQLFSATMPPKIRMLTEQMLRNPETVAVTPPTMTADKIEQSIYHVDTQADKKNYILTLLQETHQNDDRVLIFTRTKHGADRLAKFLTKNEFPSSAIHGDKTQGARERMLKAFKTGDTPILIATDLASRGIDVKGINLVINHDLPNEPEVYIHRIGRTARAGAEGQALSFCSPDEVPYCRDIQKLIGKRLPLHKNSGPEPRPLVKEPSVPASKSRSRRRDFSRRRG; from the coding sequence ATGCCTCTTCACAATCCGGGTACGGGCGTTCACTTCATCTGGTTTATTCCACAGAGAAAAACCTGGTTTGCTTTTCGGCGCATTCGCGCCATCGTTGAGCATTGCTTGTCGCAAACGCCGCTCATCATATCCACCATCTACATGGCATCTATTACATCATTCGAGGAGCTCGGTTTGCGCGCTCCCATCCTCGCCGCCCTGACCGGGCTCGGCTATAAGACACCCACCCCCATCCAGGCGGCCTGCATCCCGCTCCTGCTGGAAAGCAGGGACATCATCGGTCTCGCTCAGACAGGCACCGGCAAAACGGCTGCTTTCGCCCTGCCCCTGATCCAACGCTTCTCAATGCAACGTGTACCGTTGCGCAAAGGCAAAATCCGCTCGCTCATCCTGAGCCCGACCCGCGAGCTTGCCCAGCAGATCTACGATAACATCATCTCCTATTCCCGCGGTCTTTCCATCACATCCTCAGTCATGTTCGGCGGCGTCGGCTATAGCCCGCAAACAAAGGCTCTGTCCCGCGGACTCGACATTCTGGTCGCCACCCCCGGACGCCTGATGGACCACATGGAGCGCGGCAATGTCAACCTGTCGGAGGTCGAAGTCCTCGTTCTCGACGAAGCCGACCGCATGCTGGACATGGGGTTTGCCCCGGCCATCAAAAAGATTGCCGCCAAGTTGCCGCCGCAACGGCACACCCAGCTTTTCTCTGCTACCATGCCGCCAAAAATCCGCATGCTGACCGAACAAATGCTCCGGAATCCCGAAACGGTAGCCGTCACCCCTCCCACGATGACGGCCGACAAGATTGAGCAAAGCATCTACCATGTCGATACCCAGGCCGACAAAAAGAACTATATTCTGACTCTCCTTCAGGAAACCCATCAGAACGACGACCGAGTCCTGATCTTTACACGTACCAAGCATGGCGCCGACCGTCTGGCCAAATTCCTGACGAAAAACGAGTTTCCCTCCTCCGCCATCCATGGAGACAAAACCCAGGGAGCGCGCGAACGCATGCTGAAAGCATTCAAAACGGGAGACACTCCCATCCTGATCGCCACCGATCTCGCCTCACGCGGCATCGATGTCAAGGGAATCAACCTCGTCATCAACCACGATCTGCCGAATGAACCGGAAGTATACATCCACCGCATCGGCCGCACAGCAAGAGCCGGAGCAGAAGGACAGGCTCTGTCTTTTTGCTCACCGGATGAAGTTCCCTACTGCCGGGACATTCAGAAGCTAATCGGCAAAAGACTGCCCCTGCATAAAAACAGCGGGCCGGAACCCAGGCCTCTTGTAAAAGAGCCTTCCGTCCCTGCCTCAAAATCTCGTAGCAGGAGACGCGACTTCTCCCGTAGACGCGGTTGA
- the ispF gene encoding 2-C-methyl-D-erythritol 2,4-cyclodiphosphate synthase has product MSSAQTMLHLSGIGYDIHRFAEQPRPLMLGGVHIPEGKGLDGHSDADVLCHAIADAILGAAGLPDIGFWFPPGDPSCKDICSLEIVSKAVDEVRRQGGRIVNVDSSIIAEAPKIAPYLEAMKQQLASVLVLPTVRVGIKATTNERLGCIGRGEGIAAFAVASIMLPEVRDLD; this is encoded by the coding sequence ATGAGTAGCGCGCAGACCATGCTTCATCTGTCGGGAATCGGTTATGATATCCACCGTTTCGCCGAACAACCCCGTCCCCTGATGCTGGGAGGCGTTCATATCCCGGAAGGGAAGGGACTGGATGGACATTCCGATGCGGATGTGCTTTGCCATGCCATCGCCGATGCCATTCTTGGTGCCGCCGGATTGCCCGACATCGGTTTCTGGTTTCCTCCCGGGGATCCCTCCTGCAAGGATATCTGCTCTTTGGAGATTGTTTCCAAAGCGGTAGACGAAGTTCGCAGACAGGGAGGTCGCATCGTCAACGTGGATTCCTCTATCATTGCCGAGGCTCCGAAAATTGCTCCGTATCTGGAAGCGATGAAACAGCAGCTTGCCTCTGTCCTCGTCTTGCCGACGGTTCGTGTCGGCATCAAGGCGACGACGAACGAACGACTCGGTTGCATTGGCCGTGGAGAAGGTATAGCGGCGTTCGCAGTGGCCTCCATTATGCTCCCGGAAGTACGGGATCTTGATTGA
- a CDS encoding inositol monophosphatase family protein produces MITYSPEMAVAIQAAKSAGAFLKEHFDDTKKVDEESQNDIKIELDKLSQNLITGIILGAFPEHSVLGEEGRAGNSGSDCEWIVDPIDGTVNYYYGIPWFCVSIALRRRGEIVLGVIYDPMMDECWHAEKGGPACKNGKVISCSSRTKMAEAVVFVGHGKTDGSKEKGIERFAKVAWKVRKVRNNGSAALAMAYIACGRFDAYVESVISIWDIAAGKILVEAAGGTVILDPKPENPEQFAIIAWNGHIPIVESLEE; encoded by the coding sequence ATGATTACATATTCTCCGGAGATGGCTGTTGCCATTCAGGCAGCAAAATCGGCAGGTGCTTTCCTCAAAGAACATTTTGACGATACCAAGAAGGTGGATGAAGAGAGTCAGAATGACATCAAGATCGAGCTGGACAAACTCTCTCAGAATTTGATTACGGGAATCATCCTCGGTGCTTTTCCCGAACACTCCGTTTTGGGAGAAGAAGGCCGTGCGGGGAATAGCGGTTCCGATTGTGAGTGGATCGTGGATCCCATCGACGGGACGGTGAACTATTATTACGGTATTCCGTGGTTTTGCGTTTCCATTGCTTTGCGCCGTCGGGGTGAAATTGTCCTGGGTGTTATTTACGACCCCATGATGGATGAATGCTGGCATGCGGAAAAGGGCGGACCCGCCTGTAAGAACGGGAAAGTTATTTCCTGTAGTTCCCGGACAAAGATGGCGGAAGCCGTTGTCTTTGTTGGACACGGTAAAACGGACGGTTCGAAGGAAAAGGGCATCGAACGCTTTGCGAAAGTCGCCTGGAAGGTACGCAAGGTACGCAACAACGGTTCCGCTGCCCTCGCTATGGCGTACATTGCTTGCGGGCGTTTTGATGCTTATGTGGAAAGCGTCATCTCCATCTGGGACATTGCGGCAGGCAAGATTCTTGTGGAAGCAGCGGGCGGTACGGTGATCCTGGATCCGAAACCGGAAAATCCGGAGCAATTCGCCATCATTGCCTGGAACGGCCATATTCCTATTGTAGAATCCCTCGAAGAATAA
- a CDS encoding transglycosylase domain-containing protein encodes MFEEGNRKKRWYDWLGFFPARVVRLLLFLGLIPLGIAIILGVYAYRANSFDLDEITTRLENCLAYDSQGKLIGPLSTEARVNVSREDLPECLVHAFIAREDEDFFDHGGIVYTSMIRSMLRNLTSMSYAQGGSTITMQLARNCYELKDKTIDRKILEMALSRRIESRFDKDTILTSYLNRIYFGQRCYGVAQAARTYFGKKVSDLNLAECATLAGLVRGPSIFNPVTDKAASIRERNDTLDRMEACGFISPEECEEAKGAPMELRKTGDDFMMSYPAMWIAGEMEHLQEEREEETSSLIVLTSLDLEEQRELERSCENELRELEASPVWKDLPKRVDAKAEGCIQVAAMCVESSTGHILAVVGGRCPLDGVDRWHAKRKAGFLFVPLVNLGAADRGRNIIRNAPVATGRAVGYRRTKEIAEMAGIRAEMPDSDDLYSGQFDMMMADAVRSLMVIQQKGRNVPLNAIMKVATGRKALVFSSDQNHEDEGREILPREAARIVSGLPPFSLNIRTKLLSLQGRLPDGGGFFSARMGGRRSVFVWVGFDRDGAVYESKKGVASSMSSLSSRLSMKLYTAMMDRYKQAEARKKGQMQKEQEVTDNRDIPPADSSSHSDGEANASSGQQS; translated from the coding sequence ATGTTTGAGGAAGGGAACAGGAAAAAGCGATGGTACGACTGGCTGGGTTTCTTCCCGGCTCGCGTAGTTCGTTTACTGTTGTTTCTCGGTCTCATCCCGCTGGGTATTGCGATCATTCTGGGAGTTTATGCCTATCGTGCCAACAGCTTCGATCTTGACGAAATTACGACCCGGCTCGAAAATTGCCTCGCCTATGATAGTCAGGGGAAACTGATTGGTCCGCTTTCCACGGAAGCGCGTGTCAATGTGTCCCGGGAGGATTTGCCTGAATGTCTCGTCCATGCTTTCATTGCACGTGAAGATGAGGATTTTTTTGATCATGGCGGCATTGTCTATACGTCCATGATTCGCTCCATGTTGCGCAATCTGACGTCCATGTCCTATGCCCAGGGTGGCTCTACTATTACCATGCAGCTTGCACGGAACTGCTATGAGTTGAAAGATAAGACCATTGACCGCAAGATTCTGGAAATGGCCTTGTCTCGCCGGATTGAATCCAGGTTTGACAAGGATACGATCCTGACATCCTATTTGAACAGGATCTATTTCGGTCAGCGTTGTTATGGCGTGGCCCAGGCGGCGAGAACTTATTTCGGCAAAAAGGTATCCGATCTTAATCTCGCCGAGTGTGCAACCTTGGCCGGCCTGGTGCGCGGTCCCTCAATTTTCAACCCAGTTACGGACAAAGCGGCTTCTATTCGGGAGCGCAACGATACGCTGGATCGCATGGAAGCCTGCGGTTTTATTTCTCCCGAGGAATGCGAAGAAGCCAAAGGAGCTCCGATGGAATTACGCAAGACCGGAGACGATTTCATGATGTCCTATCCCGCCATGTGGATTGCCGGAGAGATGGAACATCTTCAGGAGGAAAGGGAGGAAGAGACATCCAGCCTCATCGTCTTGACTTCTTTGGATCTCGAAGAACAACGCGAACTGGAACGTTCCTGTGAAAACGAATTGAGGGAACTGGAGGCAAGTCCCGTCTGGAAGGATCTCCCCAAGCGGGTAGATGCCAAGGCCGAAGGATGTATTCAGGTAGCGGCTATGTGTGTGGAGTCTTCAACGGGGCATATTCTGGCCGTCGTTGGCGGCCGCTGCCCCCTCGACGGTGTGGACCGCTGGCATGCGAAGAGAAAGGCGGGTTTCCTGTTCGTTCCTCTCGTGAATCTCGGAGCTGCGGACCGGGGAAGGAATATTATACGGAATGCGCCTGTAGCTACCGGTCGCGCCGTCGGTTATCGCAGAACCAAGGAAATTGCCGAGATGGCGGGGATCCGGGCGGAGATGCCGGATAGCGACGATTTATATAGCGGTCAGTTCGACATGATGATGGCAGATGCCGTTCGGTCCTTGATGGTTATTCAACAAAAGGGTCGTAATGTGCCATTGAACGCTATTATGAAGGTAGCGACCGGCAGGAAGGCCCTCGTTTTTTCTTCGGATCAGAATCACGAAGACGAAGGTCGGGAGATTCTCCCTCGCGAGGCCGCCCGTATCGTTTCGGGATTGCCTCCTTTTTCCCTGAATATACGGACGAAGCTGCTTTCCCTGCAAGGCCGGTTACCTGATGGAGGAGGTTTTTTTTCCGCCCGCATGGGAGGGAGGCGTTCGGTGTTTGTCTGGGTCGGGTTTGATCGCGACGGTGCGGTTTATGAATCAAAGAAGGGTGTTGCCTCCTCTATGTCTTCTCTCTCTTCCCGTTTGTCGATGAAACTTTATACGGCGATGATGGATCGCTATAAGCAGGCGGAAGCCAGGAAAAAGGGACAGATGCAAAAGGAACAGGAAGTTACGGATAACCGGGATATCCCGCCTGCCGACTCTTCCTCTCATTCAGATGGAGAGGCAAATGCGTCTTCCGGTCAACAGTCTTAA